A section of the Ciceribacter thiooxidans genome encodes:
- a CDS encoding glycosyl hydrolase 2 galactose-binding domain-containing protein encodes MTSPSTIIDLSGEWQLSSRDGEHSCTILLPGDVHSALQAAGIIPDPYIGRNEERVQWVAERDWVLERTFFLDSPDGRFYLDLDYVDTVAVVFVNDIPVLSSDNCFRRYRPDVSEALEPGENRIRILLHSSVAAGAERQARQPFYVPYSTTNSPIPNGNMLRKPQCHFGWDWNIALAPLGVYGTVALKALDPARVEHLVTRQVHNEDGSVDLHITLTLYADEPAVVPVHFDLDGERVLLDCGIDAGETTIPHVFHIEAPKLWWPAGSGEQALYCLTVEIPGEVVTRQIGLRTVELVTGADEAGSRFAFRINGREIFCRGANWIPADALFSRTSREKTEDLLRSAVEANMNMIRVWGGGFYEHDWFYDLCDRLGLMVWQDFMFACNLYPCTEDFLANVAEEVDYQVRRLSSHASIVVWCGDNELVGALTWFPESRDNRDRYLVAYDRLNRTIEQGLKKAAPEAIWWPSSPASGYLDYGDAWHADGSGDMHYWSVWHENKSFDNYRTVKPRFCSEFGFQSYTSLPVIRGFAEAKDMNIASPVIELHQKNAGGNERIAGTMFRYFRFPKDFPNFVYLSQIQQGLAIRTAVDYWRSLKPHCMGTLYWQLNDTWPVASWASLDYGGGWKAMHYMARRFFQPITVAAIPSEDGKEVRFSMVNDTPEPAVVDMNLFAVTLGGEKIPLRMASGTCPPDRAETLLIIAAGDIPPGSILAWSFIANGTSGEGHYVHGTYKALDLAPSGLTLQAAPGQGGTVEITVSARGLALFVMIECDIAGRYSDNAFDLAAGESRVVTFAPAAPLAPGSVPDFTLYDLYSCQAAT; translated from the coding sequence ATGACATCGCCCTCGACCATCATCGATCTCTCCGGCGAGTGGCAGCTCTCCTCGCGTGACGGTGAGCACAGCTGCACGATCCTGCTGCCCGGTGACGTGCATTCGGCCCTGCAGGCGGCGGGCATCATTCCGGACCCCTATATCGGGCGCAACGAGGAGCGCGTGCAGTGGGTCGCGGAGCGCGACTGGGTGCTCGAAAGGACCTTCTTTCTCGATTCTCCTGACGGTCGTTTCTATCTCGATCTCGACTATGTCGATACGGTTGCCGTCGTCTTCGTCAACGACATCCCGGTGCTTTCCTCGGACAACTGCTTCCGGCGCTACCGGCCGGACGTGTCGGAAGCGCTGGAACCGGGCGAGAACCGCATCCGCATTCTGCTGCATTCGTCGGTCGCGGCAGGCGCCGAGCGGCAGGCGCGCCAGCCATTCTATGTTCCTTATTCGACCACCAATTCGCCGATCCCGAACGGCAACATGCTGCGCAAGCCGCAATGCCATTTCGGCTGGGACTGGAATATCGCGCTGGCGCCGCTCGGCGTATACGGGACTGTCGCGCTGAAGGCCCTCGATCCGGCGCGCGTCGAGCATCTCGTCACCCGGCAGGTGCACAACGAGGATGGCAGCGTCGATCTCCACATCACGCTGACGCTCTACGCGGACGAGCCGGCCGTCGTGCCGGTACATTTCGATCTCGACGGCGAGCGGGTGCTGCTCGATTGCGGCATCGACGCCGGCGAAACGACGATCCCGCACGTCTTCCATATCGAGGCGCCAAAGCTCTGGTGGCCGGCGGGCAGCGGCGAACAGGCGCTCTACTGCCTGACCGTCGAGATCCCCGGCGAGGTGGTGACACGGCAGATCGGTCTCAGGACCGTCGAACTCGTCACCGGTGCGGACGAGGCGGGTAGCCGCTTCGCCTTCCGTATCAACGGGCGGGAGATCTTCTGTCGCGGCGCGAACTGGATTCCGGCGGACGCGCTCTTTTCGCGGACCTCACGGGAGAAGACCGAGGACCTCTTACGCTCGGCGGTCGAGGCCAACATGAACATGATCCGCGTCTGGGGCGGCGGGTTCTACGAGCACGACTGGTTCTACGATCTCTGCGACCGGCTCGGCCTCATGGTTTGGCAGGATTTCATGTTCGCCTGCAATCTCTATCCCTGCACCGAGGACTTTCTCGCGAACGTCGCCGAGGAGGTGGACTACCAGGTCAGGCGTCTCTCCTCGCACGCCTCCATCGTGGTCTGGTGCGGCGACAACGAACTCGTCGGCGCGCTCACCTGGTTCCCGGAATCGCGCGACAACCGCGACCGTTATCTCGTCGCCTACGACCGCCTCAACCGCACCATCGAGCAGGGGCTGAAGAAGGCGGCGCCGGAGGCGATCTGGTGGCCGTCGAGCCCGGCTTCCGGCTATCTCGACTACGGCGATGCCTGGCATGCCGACGGCTCGGGCGACATGCATTACTGGTCGGTCTGGCACGAAAATAAGAGTTTCGATAATTACCGAACTGTCAAACCGCGCTTCTGCTCGGAATTCGGCTTCCAGTCCTACACCTCGCTTCCGGTCATCCGCGGTTTCGCCGAGGCGAAGGACATGAATATCGCCTCGCCGGTGATCGAACTGCACCAGAAGAACGCCGGCGGCAACGAGCGGATCGCCGGGACCATGTTCCGCTATTTCCGTTTCCCGAAGGATTTTCCCAACTTCGTCTATCTCTCGCAGATCCAGCAGGGACTGGCGATCAGGACGGCGGTCGACTACTGGCGTTCGCTGAAGCCCCATTGCATGGGAACCCTCTACTGGCAGCTCAACGACACCTGGCCGGTCGCCTCCTGGGCGAGCCTCGATTACGGCGGCGGGTGGAAGGCGATGCATTACATGGCGCGCCGCTTCTTCCAGCCGATCACGGTCGCGGCGATCCCGTCCGAAGACGGCAAAGAGGTTCGCTTCTCGATGGTCAACGACACGCCGGAGCCTGCGGTGGTCGACATGAACCTTTTCGCAGTTACGCTGGGCGGCGAGAAGATCCCCTTGCGGATGGCGAGCGGGACGTGCCCGCCCGACCGGGCAGAGACGCTGCTCATCATCGCGGCGGGCGACATACCGCCCGGTTCTATCCTCGCCTGGAGCTTCATCGCCAACGGGACGAGCGGTGAGGGCCATTACGTCCACGGCACTTACAAGGCACTCGACCTCGCACCGTCAGGCCTGACGCTGCAGGCGGCGCCGGGGCAGGGCGGCACGGTCGAGATCACCGTCTCCGCGCGCGGTCTCGCGCTCTTCGTGATGATCGAGTGTGATATCGCCGGCCGCTACTCCGACAACGCCTTCGACCTTGCCGCGGGCGAAAGCCGCGTCGTGACCTTCGCGCCGGCCGCGCCGCTCGCGCCGGGCAGCGTGCCGGACTTCACCCTCTACGACCTCTATTCCTGCCAGGCCGCGACCTGA
- a CDS encoding sugar phosphate isomerase/epimerase family protein, whose amino-acid sequence MTKLGFQLYSARNFQPFSEVFPKLSAAGYKEVEGYGAMYASLDDAGVAALRADLDRNGLAMPTAHFSLDMLEEDPKRVLKIAGTLGIEAIYCPFLTPDKRPTDARGWFAFGQRLQEAGEPVRDAGLVFGWHNHDFEFATLDDGSTPQEQIFAGGPDLSWEADIAWVIRGGADPLAWIESYGKRISSVHVKDIAPAGQNADEDGWADVGHGAVDWKGIVDALKAHPVRHFIVEHDNPNDLDRLITRSIASFNSY is encoded by the coding sequence ATGACGAAACTCGGCTTCCAGCTCTACAGCGCCCGCAACTTCCAGCCCTTTTCCGAGGTCTTTCCGAAGCTCTCCGCCGCCGGCTACAAGGAGGTCGAGGGGTATGGCGCCATGTACGCCTCGCTCGACGATGCCGGTGTTGCCGCGCTGCGGGCCGATCTCGACCGCAACGGGCTCGCCATGCCGACCGCCCATTTCAGCCTCGACATGCTGGAGGAAGATCCGAAGCGCGTGCTGAAGATCGCCGGGACGCTCGGCATCGAGGCGATCTATTGCCCCTTTCTCACGCCGGACAAGCGCCCGACAGACGCGCGCGGCTGGTTCGCCTTCGGCCAGCGGCTGCAGGAGGCCGGCGAGCCTGTCCGTGATGCAGGGCTGGTCTTCGGCTGGCACAATCATGACTTCGAATTCGCCACCCTCGATGACGGCTCGACGCCGCAGGAGCAGATTTTCGCCGGCGGCCCGGATCTCTCCTGGGAAGCCGACATCGCCTGGGTGATCCGCGGCGGCGCCGACCCGCTGGCCTGGATCGAAAGCTACGGCAAGCGCATCAGCTCCGTCCACGTTAAGGACATTGCGCCGGCGGGACAGAACGCCGACGAGGACGGCTGGGCCGATGTCGGTCACGGTGCCGTCGACTGGAAGGGCATCGTCGACGCCCTGAAGGCACATCCTGTCCGCCATTTCATCGTTGAGCATGACAATCCCAACGACCTCGACCGGCTGATCACCCGGTCGATCGCCTCCTTCAACAGCTACTGA
- a CDS encoding Gfo/Idh/MocA family protein: MTRELGVGIIGCGNISTTYFSLAPLFKGLKVLACTDLNMNAAELRAEEYGVKAQTVDELLANDELDIIVNLTIPDAHYAVSKRILEAGKHVYSEKPLVLSLEAGEDLRRIATDKKLSVGCAPDTFLGGAHQLARKYIDEGGIGRITSGTCHVMSPGMEMWHPNPDFFFLPGGGPVLDLGPYYIANLINLIGPVKRVAALTSMASETRTITSQPRAGEVIPVRTPTNIHALLEFENGATVTLSASWDVWSHRHGNMELYGTDGSLFVPDPNFFGGTVEASGRNKEIKPLEGWDHPFGINNQEHANGPRANYRTAGLADMAVAILEGRDARCSLDRALHGVDVMTSILQSGAEGRFVDLSTTCTQPQALGIDEALALLR; encoded by the coding sequence ATGACACGTGAACTCGGCGTCGGCATCATCGGATGCGGCAACATCTCTACGACCTATTTTTCGCTCGCCCCGCTCTTCAAGGGGCTGAAGGTGCTCGCCTGCACCGACCTCAACATGAACGCCGCCGAGCTTCGGGCGGAGGAATACGGCGTCAAGGCGCAGACGGTCGACGAACTGCTCGCCAATGACGAGCTCGACATCATCGTCAACCTCACCATTCCGGATGCGCATTACGCCGTCTCGAAGCGCATTCTCGAGGCCGGCAAGCACGTTTATTCGGAAAAGCCGCTGGTGCTGAGCCTCGAAGCCGGCGAGGACCTCCGCCGGATCGCGACGGACAAGAAGCTCAGCGTCGGCTGCGCGCCGGACACCTTCCTCGGCGGCGCGCACCAGCTTGCCCGCAAATACATCGACGAGGGCGGGATCGGCCGCATCACCTCCGGCACCTGCCACGTGATGAGCCCGGGCATGGAAATGTGGCACCCCAATCCCGACTTCTTCTTCCTGCCCGGCGGCGGGCCGGTGCTCGATCTCGGCCCGTACTACATCGCCAACCTCATTAATCTCATCGGTCCGGTGAAACGGGTGGCCGCACTCACCTCCATGGCGTCGGAGACGCGCACGATCACCAGCCAGCCGCGCGCCGGCGAGGTGATCCCGGTGCGGACGCCGACCAACATCCACGCGCTCCTCGAATTCGAGAATGGTGCGACGGTCACGCTGTCGGCGAGCTGGGATGTCTGGTCCCATCGCCACGGCAACATGGAGCTCTACGGCACCGACGGCTCGCTCTTCGTGCCCGATCCGAACTTCTTCGGCGGTACCGTGGAGGCGAGCGGCCGCAACAAGGAGATCAAGCCGCTCGAGGGTTGGGATCATCCCTTCGGCATCAATAACCAGGAGCATGCGAACGGCCCGCGCGCCAATTACCGGACGGCCGGCCTCGCCGACATGGCGGTCGCGATCCTCGAAGGCCGCGACGCCCGCTGCTCGCTGGACCGCGCGCTCCACGGCGTCGACGTCATGACCTCCATCCTGCAATCGGGCGCGGAGGGCCGTTTCGTCGATCTCTCCACCACCTGCACGCAACCGCAGGCGCTCGGCATCGACGAGGCGCTGGCCCTGCTGAGGTGA
- the mgrA gene encoding L-glyceraldehyde 3-phosphate reductase — MTWQPSESRYERMTYNRCGRSGLKLPAISLGLWHNFGNDTPHATKQAICRTAFDLGITHFDLANNYGPPPGSAEAAFGEILRTDFAGYRDELIISSKAGYGMWAGPYGEWGSRKYVIASCDQSLKRLGLDYVDIFYSHRFDPDTPLEETCGALDHIVRSGRALYVGISSYNSKRTREAVAILKDLGTPVLIHQPSYSMINRWIEEDGLVDTLEELGIGSIVFSPLAQGMLTSKYLNGIPTGSRAAQEKSLDPGFLNEKNLENIRALGRIAERRGQTLAQMALAWVLRGGHITSALIGASRPEQVEDCVKALEKPEFTAEELAEIDTYAREADINLWAASAERKGPPRKKK; from the coding sequence ATGACCTGGCAACCATCCGAGAGCCGCTACGAGCGGATGACCTACAATCGCTGCGGACGAAGCGGCCTCAAGCTGCCGGCGATTTCGCTCGGCCTCTGGCACAATTTCGGCAACGACACGCCGCACGCGACGAAGCAGGCGATCTGCCGTACCGCCTTTGATCTCGGCATCACCCATTTCGATCTCGCCAACAATTACGGCCCGCCGCCCGGTTCGGCGGAGGCGGCGTTCGGCGAGATCCTGCGAACCGATTTCGCCGGTTACCGCGACGAGCTCATCATCTCGTCCAAGGCGGGCTACGGCATGTGGGCCGGTCCCTACGGCGAATGGGGCAGCCGCAAATACGTGATCGCATCGTGCGACCAGAGCCTGAAGCGGCTCGGTCTCGACTATGTCGACATCTTCTATTCGCACCGCTTCGATCCGGATACGCCGCTCGAAGAAACCTGCGGGGCGCTCGACCACATCGTCCGGTCGGGCAGGGCGCTCTATGTCGGGATTTCCTCCTACAATTCGAAGCGCACCCGCGAGGCGGTGGCGATCCTGAAGGACCTCGGCACGCCGGTTCTCATCCACCAGCCGAGCTATTCGATGATCAACCGCTGGATCGAGGAAGACGGTCTCGTCGATACGCTCGAAGAACTAGGCATCGGCTCGATCGTCTTCTCGCCGCTGGCGCAGGGGATGCTGACGTCGAAGTACCTGAACGGCATTCCGACCGGCAGCCGCGCCGCGCAAGAAAAATCGCTCGATCCGGGCTTCCTCAACGAGAAGAACCTGGAGAACATCCGCGCGCTCGGCCGGATCGCGGAACGGCGCGGCCAGACGCTCGCGCAGATGGCGCTTGCCTGGGTGCTGCGCGGCGGCCACATCACCTCGGCACTCATCGGCGCCAGCCGTCCCGAGCAGGTCGAGGATTGCGTGAAGGCATTGGAAAAGCCTGAGTTCACGGCCGAGGAGCTCGCCGAGATCGACACCTATGCCAGGGAAGCCGACATCAATCTCTGGGCGGCATCGGCCGAACGGAAAGGGCCGCCCAGGAAGAAGAAGTGA
- a CDS encoding glycoside hydrolase family 43 protein encodes MINNPILPGFNPDPSICRVGEDYFIATSTFEWYPGVQIHHSRDLVNWRLVCRPLNRASQLDMRGNPDSCGIWAPCLSYSEGLFWLVYTDVKRFDGNFKDAHNYIVTAPSIMGAWSDPVYVNSSGFDPSLFHDDDGRKWFVNMQWNHRTESYGGAPKHPAFDGILLQEWDAEKKRPVGPVKNIFPGSSLGLVEGPHLFKRNGWYYLTTAEGGTGYDHAATMARSRTIDGPYEFHPDIHLITSKDHPEAVLQRAGHGQYVETPDGTPYHTHLCGRPLPPKRRCTLGRETAIQKCVWRDDGWLYLEDGGPVPSVEVPAPGGEVARVEAPAVIAHDFDRPELPPEFQWLRSPVPERLFSLSARPGFLRLFGRESIGSWFEQSLVARRQEHHRFRAETSLEFSPDTYQQVAGLTHYYNRYKFHALGVTLHEKRGRVIMILSCAGDYPNGRLSFPLDSGIAVPEGSLDLAMEIRDNDLQFFWRPAGAVDWKPVGPVLDAGVVSDEGGRGEHGSFTGAFAGMFAFDTSGRAEPADFTRFVYERL; translated from the coding sequence ATGATCAACAATCCCATCCTGCCGGGCTTCAATCCGGATCCGTCGATTTGCCGGGTCGGCGAGGACTATTTCATCGCGACCTCCACCTTCGAATGGTATCCAGGTGTCCAGATCCATCATTCGCGGGATCTGGTGAATTGGCGGCTCGTCTGCCGGCCGCTCAATCGCGCAAGCCAGCTCGACATGCGCGGCAACCCGGACAGTTGCGGCATCTGGGCGCCGTGTCTTTCCTACAGCGAGGGGCTGTTCTGGCTCGTCTATACCGACGTCAAGCGCTTCGATGGCAACTTCAAGGACGCGCACAACTACATCGTCACCGCGCCCTCGATCATGGGCGCGTGGTCCGACCCGGTCTACGTCAACTCGTCCGGCTTCGACCCGTCGCTCTTTCATGACGACGACGGGCGGAAGTGGTTCGTCAACATGCAGTGGAACCACCGCACCGAGAGCTATGGCGGGGCGCCGAAGCATCCGGCCTTCGACGGCATCCTGCTGCAGGAATGGGATGCGGAGAAGAAGCGGCCCGTCGGGCCGGTCAAAAACATCTTTCCCGGCAGCTCACTCGGTCTTGTCGAGGGACCGCATCTCTTCAAGCGCAACGGCTGGTACTACCTGACGACCGCCGAGGGCGGTACCGGCTACGACCACGCGGCGACCATGGCCCGCTCGCGGACCATCGACGGTCCTTACGAATTCCATCCGGACATTCATCTCATTACGTCCAAGGATCATCCGGAGGCGGTGCTGCAGCGTGCCGGCCACGGGCAATATGTCGAGACGCCGGATGGCACGCCCTACCACACCCATCTCTGCGGCCGGCCGCTACCGCCCAAGCGGCGCTGCACGCTGGGCCGCGAGACGGCTATCCAGAAATGCGTCTGGCGTGATGACGGCTGGCTCTATCTCGAAGATGGCGGCCCGGTGCCCTCGGTGGAGGTGCCCGCGCCGGGCGGCGAGGTGGCCCGCGTGGAAGCTCCGGCCGTCATTGCGCATGATTTCGATCGCCCGGAACTGCCGCCCGAGTTCCAGTGGCTGCGCTCGCCGGTGCCGGAACGGTTGTTCAGTCTCTCCGCCCGGCCGGGCTTCCTGCGCCTCTTCGGGCGGGAAAGCATCGGTTCCTGGTTCGAGCAGTCGCTGGTTGCGCGGAGGCAGGAGCATCATCGCTTCCGCGCCGAAACCTCGCTCGAATTCTCGCCCGATACCTACCAGCAGGTCGCGGGTCTCACCCACTACTACAACCGCTACAAGTTCCATGCGCTCGGGGTTACGCTGCACGAGAAGCGCGGGCGGGTGATCATGATCCTGAGCTGCGCCGGTGATTATCCGAACGGCCGGCTGAGTTTTCCGCTCGACAGCGGAATTGCCGTTCCCGAAGGCTCGCTCGACCTCGCCATGGAAATCCGCGACAACGACCTGCAGTTCTTCTGGCGGCCGGCCGGCGCCGTCGACTGGAAGCCGGTCGGTCCGGTGCTCGATGCCGGCGTCGTCTCCGACGAGGGCGGCCGCGGCGAGCACGGTTCCTTCACCGGAGCCTTCGCCGGCATGTTCGCCTTCGACACCAGCGGGCGGGCGGAGCCGGCCGATTTCACCCGGTTCGTTTACGAGCGGCTCTAG
- the fghA gene encoding S-formylglutathione hydrolase produces MKILSQNTAFGGMQGVFAHDSDACKCEMTFAVFVPPQAVLERRPVLWYLSGLTCTHQNVMEKGEYRRMAAELGLIIVCPDTSPRGNDVPDELTNWKMGKGAGMYLDATEAPWAENYRMYTYITEELPALVAEHFRVDMDRQGIFGHSMGGHGAMTIALKNPERFRSCSAFAPIVEPSTADWTVDAFEKYLGPDKAKWREYDACALVADGARFPEFLIDQGSADSFLENGLRPWLFEDAIKDTEIGLRLRMHERYDHSYYFISTFMDDHLRWHAERLG; encoded by the coding sequence ATGAAGATCCTGTCGCAGAACACCGCCTTCGGCGGCATGCAGGGCGTTTTCGCCCACGATTCGGACGCCTGCAAATGCGAGATGACGTTCGCCGTCTTCGTGCCGCCGCAGGCCGTGCTCGAGCGCCGGCCGGTCCTCTGGTATCTGTCCGGGCTCACCTGCACCCACCAGAACGTGATGGAAAAGGGCGAGTATCGCCGCATGGCGGCCGAGCTTGGGCTGATCATCGTCTGCCCGGACACGAGCCCGCGCGGCAACGACGTGCCGGACGAACTCACCAACTGGAAGATGGGCAAGGGTGCCGGCATGTATCTCGACGCCACGGAAGCGCCGTGGGCCGAGAACTACCGGATGTACACCTACATCACCGAGGAACTGCCGGCACTCGTCGCCGAGCATTTCCGCGTCGACATGGACCGGCAGGGCATCTTCGGCCACTCGATGGGCGGTCACGGCGCCATGACGATCGCGCTGAAGAACCCCGAACGATTCCGCAGCTGCTCCGCCTTCGCGCCGATCGTCGAACCATCGACGGCCGACTGGACGGTCGACGCCTTCGAGAAATACCTGGGACCCGACAAGGCGAAGTGGCGCGAGTACGACGCCTGCGCGCTGGTCGCCGACGGTGCCCGCTTCCCTGAATTCCTGATCGACCAGGGCAGCGCCGACAGCTTCCTGGAAAACGGCCTGCGGCCCTGGCTCTTCGAGGACGCGATCAAGGACACCGAGATCGGGCTCCGGCTGCGCATGCACGAGCGCTACGACCACTCCTACTACTTCATCTCGACCTTCATGGACGACCACCTGCGCTGGCACGCGGAGAGGCTGGGCTAG
- a CDS encoding DUF1345 domain-containing protein has protein sequence MPQFSERVIGHRHGPFLGALVFALVAGLVAVLFAPQLALELVPIAFFVGYLILMWLRLPRLTAIFLKRHAETADEPAWVILTVTLAAVVVSVVSLFFVLNGAEGRALKLILAFGAVVSGWFTIHTMAAIHYAHAYWRPQTVLPHESGVHRGGLDFPGTTDPGGYDFLYFSFVIGMTAQTSDTAVTTTTMRKLNLLHAVVSYFFNTVLLAAAVNAAVSLAG, from the coding sequence ATGCCACAATTCTCCGAACGCGTGATCGGGCATCGACACGGCCCCTTCCTGGGCGCGCTCGTCTTCGCACTCGTGGCTGGACTGGTCGCCGTGCTGTTTGCACCGCAGCTAGCTCTCGAGCTCGTGCCGATCGCCTTCTTCGTTGGCTACCTTATACTGATGTGGCTGCGGCTGCCGCGGCTGACCGCCATCTTCCTCAAGCGACACGCCGAAACCGCCGACGAACCGGCCTGGGTCATCCTGACGGTCACGCTCGCCGCCGTCGTCGTTTCGGTGGTCTCGCTCTTCTTCGTGCTGAATGGTGCGGAAGGCCGCGCGCTCAAACTCATCCTCGCCTTCGGCGCCGTCGTCTCCGGTTGGTTCACCATCCACACCATGGCCGCGATACACTATGCCCACGCCTACTGGCGGCCCCAGACGGTATTGCCCCATGAAAGCGGCGTTCACAGGGGCGGCCTCGACTTTCCCGGGACAACCGATCCCGGCGGCTATGATTTTCTTTATTTCTCTTTTGTCATCGGGATGACTGCCCAGACTTCGGATACCGCCGTCACCACGACCACCATGCGCAAGCTGAACCTGCTGCATGCCGTCGTCTCCTATTTCTTCAACACGGTTCTGCTGGCCGCGGCGGTGAACGCCGCAGTGTCGCTCGCCGGCTGA
- a CDS encoding YaiI/YqxD family protein: protein MPEIYVDADACPVKAEILKVAERHALPVTFVANSGLRPSRDPMVKNVIVSGAFDAADDWIAERAGPGDVVVTADVPLAGRCVAAGALVTGPSGRVFDTTNIGMATAMRNLGAHLRETGESKGYNAAFTPRDRSQFLETFDRLCRRVKR, encoded by the coding sequence ATGCCCGAAATCTATGTCGATGCCGATGCCTGCCCCGTTAAGGCGGAAATCCTGAAGGTCGCGGAGCGTCATGCGCTGCCGGTGACCTTCGTCGCCAATTCGGGCCTGCGCCCGTCCCGCGATCCGATGGTGAAGAACGTCATCGTCTCCGGTGCCTTCGACGCCGCCGACGACTGGATCGCCGAGCGCGCCGGGCCCGGCGATGTCGTGGTGACGGCAGACGTGCCGCTCGCGGGGCGTTGTGTGGCGGCCGGGGCCTTGGTGACCGGGCCGAGCGGGCGGGTCTTCGATACCACCAACATCGGCATGGCGACGGCGATGCGCAATCTCGGGGCGCACCTGAGAGAAACCGGCGAGAGCAAGGGCTACAATGCCGCATTCACGCCGCGCGACCGCTCACAGTTTCTCGAAACCTTTGACAGGCTTTGCCGGCGCGTGAAAAGGTGA
- a CDS encoding type II toxin-antitoxin system RelE/ParE family toxin: MGRILRRPLFVDDVRSVWTFIAADSHEEADKFVRALEQRYTMLASNPLLGTRRFPNHPNTRLFPFRRYLIIYQPLSEGDGIELIRLLHAARDYRRFFDD, translated from the coding sequence TTGGGCCGGATCCTGCGCCGCCCGCTCTTCGTAGACGACGTTCGCTCCGTCTGGACCTTCATAGCGGCAGACAGCCATGAAGAGGCGGACAAGTTTGTAAGAGCGCTCGAACAGCGCTACACGATGCTTGCGTCAAACCCGCTGCTCGGCACGAGGCGCTTTCCAAACCATCCGAACACGAGGCTTTTTCCATTCCGCCGCTACCTGATCATTTACCAGCCGCTCTCTGAGGGCGACGGGATAGAACTCATCCGCCTCCTGCATGCAGCAAGAGATTATCGAAGATTTTTTGACGACTGA
- a CDS encoding ribbon-helix-helix domain-containing protein, producing MQPSRISLNEKQHALIERLIRSGRFTGPNDVVTRGLELLAEHEAQADAFISELEREIDAGLASGPPEAMESAEAMLATFRRQR from the coding sequence ATGCAGCCATCACGGATTTCACTGAACGAGAAGCAGCACGCGTTGATCGAGCGCCTGATCCGGTCAGGCCGTTTCACCGGACCCAACGACGTTGTCACACGCGGTCTCGAACTGCTCGCTGAACACGAGGCTCAGGCGGACGCATTCATCTCTGAGCTCGAACGGGAAATCGACGCCGGACTGGCGAGCGGACCGCCTGAAGCCATGGAGAGCGCCGAGGCGATGCTGGCCACGTTTCGGCGGCAAAGGTAA
- a CDS encoding GNAT family N-acetyltransferase produces MSAHRAYEVDVRRLDELSAVELYELLKLRVDVFVVEQACAYPELDGNDADCLHLRLIDGGALIACARLWRPTPDRLPRIGRVAVSPTHRGKRLGDALMRDAISACETVYPGEAIEISAQSHLQRFYGSFGFTPISEEYLEDGIPHVDMVRRV; encoded by the coding sequence TTGAGCGCTCACCGCGCCTATGAGGTGGACGTGCGGAGGCTCGACGAGCTCTCCGCCGTCGAGCTCTATGAACTGCTGAAGCTGCGCGTCGACGTCTTCGTCGTCGAGCAGGCCTGTGCCTACCCCGAACTCGACGGCAACGACGCGGATTGCCTGCATCTGCGGCTCATCGACGGCGGCGCGCTCATCGCCTGCGCGCGCCTCTGGCGGCCGACACCCGACCGCCTGCCCCGCATCGGGCGCGTCGCCGTGTCGCCCACGCATCGTGGCAAACGGCTCGGCGACGCGCTGATGCGCGACGCGATCAGCGCCTGCGAGACGGTGTATCCCGGCGAGGCCATCGAGATATCGGCACAGAGCCACCTGCAGAGGTTCTATGGGAGCTTCGGCTTCACGCCGATCTCCGAAGAGTATCTCGAAGACGGCATCCCGCATGTCGACATGGTGCGAAGAGTCTAG